Within the Polaribacter pectinis genome, the region AGTACAGGTTATGATGGTAATCCATGTAACATGCACTTAAACAATTTGGCTGCAGAAGTAAAAGTGGAATCTAAAATTGCAGGTTTAGTCGGTTTAGGATTCAATACAATTGGAGTTTCAGACGGAATTTCAATGGGAACATCAGGGATGAATTATTCATTAGCTTCCAGAGATATTATTGCAGATTCTATAGAAACTGTTATGAATGCACAAAGTTACGATGCATTGGTTTCTGTGGTTGGTTGTGATAAAAATATGCCAGGAGCCGTTATTGCAATGTTGCGTTTAAATCGTCCGTCAATTATGATGTATGGAGGAACAATTGCATCAGGAAATTATAAAGGAAGAAAATTAAATATTGTTTCTGCTTTTGAAGCTTTAGGTCAAAAGGTGGCAGGAGAAATAGAAGAAGAAGAATACAGGGAAATCATTAAGAGAGCAATTCCAGGAGCAGGAGCTTGTGGAGGAATGTACACTGCAAACACAATGGCTTCTGCTATTGAATGTATGGGTTTTGCATTGCCATACAACTCGTCAATTCCTGCTGAAAATCCGAATAAATTATCGGAAGCAGAAAGAACAGCTTTAGCAATAAAAAACTTATTAGAATTAGATCTAAAACCTTTAGATATCATTTCTAAAAAATCTTTAGAAAATGCCATTGCAATTGTAAATGCTTTAGGTGGTTCTACAAATGCAGTTCTACATTTTTTAGCAATTGCGCACGCTGCAGATATCGAATTTACTTTAGAAGATTTTCAAAGAGTTTCAGATAGAACGCCATTAATTGCAGATTTAAAACCTTCTGGAAAATATTTAATGGAAGATGTTCATGGAGTTGGAGGAACACCAGCAATTATGAAATATTTATTAGACAATGGTTATTTACATGGAGATTGCATGACTGTTACAGGTAAAACTTTAGCAGAAAATTTAGCAAATGTAGAAGCAATGGAATTTGAAGATCAAGATGTAATTTATCCAAAAGATAAAGCATTAAAATCATCAGGAAATATTCAAATTATATATGGAAATCTTGCAACAGAAGGTGCTGTAGCTAAAATTTCTGGAAACGAAGGTTTATTATTTGAAGGAAAAGCAGTTGTTTACGATGGAGAACAAGCAGCAAATACAGGTATTTCTAATGGAGAAGTAGAAAGAGGAGATGTAGTCGTCATTAGGTATGTTGGACCTAAAGGTGGACCAGGAATGCCAGAAATGTTAAAACCAACTTCTTTAATCATGGGAGCAGGTTTAGGAAAATCTGTAGCTTTAATTACAGATGGTCGTTTTTCTGGAGGAACTCATGGTTTTGTGGTCGGACATATTACACCGGAAGCACAATCTGGAGGCGCAATTGGTTTGATAGAAACTGGCGATAAAATTAGAATTAGCGCAGAAGATAACTCTATAAACGTTTTACTTTCTGATGAAGAATTGGCAGAAAGAAAATCGAAGTGGGTTGAGCCAGCATTAAAACACAACAAAGGAATTTTATATAAATACGCAAAATCAGTAGCATCAGCTTCAAAAGGTTGTGTAACTGATTTGTAAATAAGAAAACAGAAAAAAGAAGCAAGAGAAAAGAAAAAAGAGACAGCTTGGAAAAATCTTTATTCTTTTATCTCTTTTCTTTCATCTAAAAATAAAAATATATGGAAACACAAACCATAAAAAACACAGATAAAGCTACTAAAACTACAGAATATATTTCTGGAAGTGAGGCAATTGTTAGATGTCTTATAGAAGAAGGAGTTAAGATTTTATACGGTTATCCAGGAGGCGCAATTATGCCTGTTTATGATGAATTGTATAAATATCAAGATAAAATTCACCATGTTTTAACACGTCATGAGCAAGGTGCAACACATTCTGCACAAGGTTATGCAAGAATTTCTGGTGAAGTTGGAGTTGCAATGGCAACTTCTGGACCTGGAGCAACAAACTTAATAACAGGAATTGCAGATGCACAGATAGATTCTACACCAATGGTTTGTATTACTGGGCAAGTTTTTTCTCATTTGTTAGGAAGTGATGCGTTTCAAGAAACAGATATTGTTGGTATTTCTACACCAGTAACAAAATGGAATTGTCAAGTTACCAAAGCAGAAGATATTCCAGAAGCAATTGCAAAAGCATTTTACATTGCAAGAAGTGGAAGACCAGGGCCAGTTTTAATTGATATAACAAAAGATGCTCAAATAGAAAAATTCGATTTTTCTTATGAAAAGTGTACGAAAGTTAGAAGTTACGTTCCAATTCCTAAAACAGTAGAAGGTTCTTTAGAAGCTGCTGCAAAGTTAATTAATGAAGCAAAGAAACCATTAGTTGTTTGGGGACAAGGAGTAATTTTAGGGAAAGCAGAAGAAGCATTTAAAGCAGTAATTGAAAAAGCAGGAATTCCTGCTGCATGGACAATTTTAGGAGCTTCAGCAATTCCTACAAAACATCCTTTAAATGTTGGTATGGTTGGTATGCATGGTAATTATGCACCAAATGTCCTAACAAATGAATGTGATGTTTTAATCGCAATCGGAATGCGTTTTGATGATAGAGTTACAGGAAAATTAGATGAATATGCTACACAAGCAAAAGTAATTCACTTTGAAATTGATCCTGCAGAAGTAAATAAAAACGTAAAGGCAGATGTTGCAGTTTTAGGCGATGCAAAAGCGACTTTAGAAGCTGTTTTGCCTTTAATTAATAGTAATTCTCATTCAGAATGGCATCAAAAATTTAAAGATTTATATGCTATTGAATACGAAAAAGTAATAAAAGACGACTTACATCCAACCAAAGAAGGTTTAACAATGGGTGAGGTTTTAAAAGAGATAAATATTCAGAGTAAAGGAAACGCAGCAATCGTATCAGATGTTGGTCAACATCAAATGATAGCTTGTAGATATGCAGAATTTAATAAAACTAAAAGTAACATTACTTCTGGTGGATTAGGAACAATGGGCTTTGGTTTGCCAGCAGCAATTGGAGCAAAAATGGCTGCGCCAGAACGTGAAGTAGTTTCTATTTCAGGTGATGGAGGTTACCAAATGACAATTCAAGAATTAGGAACTATTTTTCAGCAGAAAGCTGCTGTAAAAGTGGTGGTTTTAAATAATGATTTTTTAGGAATGGTGCGTCAATGGCAACAACTATTTTTTGAGAAACGTTATGCATCTACAGAAATGATAAATCCTAATTTTGTGGCAATTGCAGAAGGTTATTATATCAAAGCAAGAAAAGTTACTAAAAGAGAAGATTTAGCAGAGGCCGTTAAAGAAATGATGGAAAGCAAAGAAGCATACTTTTTAGAGGTTTGTGTAGAAAAAGAAGGAAATGTATTTCCAATGATTCCTACAGGAGCAAGTGTTTCAGACGTAAGATTAGAGTAATAAAATTAGAGCAAAGAATAGAGAACAAAGATTAAAGAGAAGAGTGGCAACTTTGTAACTTTAAACTTTAAACCTTGAACTTAAAAGTATGAGTACAGAAAAACAATTATTTACCATATCAGTTTATACTGAAAATAATATTGGATTGTTGAATAGAATTTCAGCAATATTTCAAAGAAGACACATCAATATAGAGAGTTTAAATATTTCTCCATCTGAAATTGAAGGGGTTGCTAAATTTACTATTGTTGTAAATATGATTGAAGAAAATGTTAAGAAAATCATTGGTCAGATAGAGAAACAAGTAGAGGTTATTAAGGCATATTATCACGATTTAGATGAAATTATTTATCAAATTTCAGGATTGTTTAAAATTAAATCTGAATTATTGTTTGAAGAACGTCAAATTCAGAATATAATTAAAGAAAGTAATGCCAGAATTGTTACTGTTAACAAAGAATTCTTTGTATTGGAAAAATCTGGTAAAAAAGAAGAAATCATTGAACTATACAATGAATTAAGTCCTTTTGGAATTATGCAATACACACGTTCAGGATTAATAGCAATATCTAAAGACGAAATGAAAATTTCAACATTATTAGAAACATACAACAACTAAAAATAGATTAAAGAGTAAAGATTTTTCTTTATGCTTATCAAAAATTAAAACAAAAAAAATGTCAAATTATTTTAACACATTAACATTAAGAGAGAAATTAGAACAATTAGGAAAATGTCGTTTTATGGACGCTTCAGAATTTGAAGACGGAGTAAGCGCATTAAAAGGGAAGAAAATTGTTATTGTGGGCTGTGGAGCACAAGGATTAAACCAAGGATTAAATATGAGAGATTCTGGTTTAGATATTTCTTATGCTTTAAGACAAGCAGCAATCGATCAAAAAAGACAATCATTTAAAAATGCAACTTCTAACGATTTTAAAGTTGGTAATTATGAAGATTTAATTCCGTCAGCAGATTTAGTTTTAAATCTTACTCCAGACAAACAACATACAAATGCAGTAAATACTGTAATGCCTTTAATGAAAAAAGGAGCAACATTATCGTATTCTCACGGTTTTAATATTGTGGAAGAAGGAATGAAAATTCGTAAGGATTTAACGGTAATTATGGTGGCTCCAAAATGTCCTGGATCTGAAGTTCGTGAAGAATATAAAAGAGGATTTGGTGTACCAACTTTAATTGCTGTGCATCCAGAAAACGACCCAGAGAATAAAGGTTGGGAACAAGCAAAAGCTTATGCAGTAGGAACTGGAGGAGATAGAGCTGGAGTTTTAGCATCTTCTTTTGTTGCAGAAGTAAAGTCTGATTTAATGGGAGAACAAACTATTTTATGTGGTTTGTTACAAACAGGAGCTATTTTGTCTTTCGATAAAATGGTAGAAAAAGGAATCGAGCCAGGTTATGCTGCAAAATTAATTCAATATGGTTGGGAGACTGTAACTGAAGCTTTAAAGCATGGAGGAATCACAAATATGATGGACAGATTGTCTAATCCTGCAAAAGTAGAAGCTTTTAGAATTTCTGAAGAATTAAAAGACATTATGCGTCCATTATTCCAAAAACATATGGACGATATTATGACAGGTCATTTCTCTAAAACCATGATGGAAGATTGGGCAAATGATGATGTTAATTTATTAAAATGGAGAGCTGCAACAGGAGAAACTGCTTTCGAAAAGCAAGAAATTACTTCGGATGAAATTTCTGAACAAGAATATTTCGACCATGGAACTTTATTAGTTGCTTTTGTTAGAGCTGGTGTAGAATTGGCTTTTGAAGCAATGACAGAATCTGGAATTATTGAAGCTTCAGCATATTACGAATCTTTACACGAAACGCCATTAATTGCAAATACAATTGCAAGAATGAAATTAGCAGAAATGAATCGTGTAATTTCTGATACAGCAGAATATGGTTGTTATTTATTCGACCACGCTTGTAAACCTCTTTTAACTGATTTTATGAAAACAGTTGATACAAATATTATTGGAAAGAAATTTACAGATTCTAATGAGGTTGATAATCAAGAATTGATTAGAATTAACAGCATTATTAGAAATCATCCAGTAGAAAAAGTTGGGGCAAAATTAAGAGCTTCAATGACAGCAATGAAAGTTATAAAATCTGCTTAATTAATAAAGATTTTAACACTTATAAAAACCTGTCAGAATTTAAATCTGACAGGTTTTCTTTTTACATTTGACTATGCAAACGAAACCAATTTATTTCCCAAGTTTAGAAAACATAAAAGCTGCTGCCAAGAAGTTAGAAGGTGTTGCTTACAAAACTCCTTTAAACGTAAATATTAATCTTTCTAAAGAATTAGAGGCGAATATTTTATTTAAAAGAGAAGATTTACAAGTGGTTCGTTCTTATAAAATTAGAGGTGCTTACAATAAAATGTCTTCTTTAAATGCAGATGAAAAACAGCGAGGAATTGTTTGTGCAAGTGCAGGAAATCATGCACAAGGAGTTGCTTTGTCTTGTAAATTATTACAGATAAAAGGAACTATTTTTATGCCTTCGCCAACACCAAATCAAAAAATAAGCCAAGTAAAAATGTTTGGAGAAGATTTTATTGATGTGGTAATTGAAGGCGATACTTTCGACGATGCTTTTAACGCAGCAACTTTAGAATGTGATGCAAAAAAGAAAACCTTTATTCATCCTTTTAATGATGAAAAAGTAATAGAAGGACAAGCAACAGTTGGTTTAGAAATTTTAGAACAAACTGATAAAAAAATAGATTACGTTTTTGTACCAATTGGTGGTGGAGGTTTGTCTGCAGGATTATCATCTGTATTTAAAAATCTATCTCCAGACACAAAAATAATTGGGGTAGAACCAGAAGGCGCACCTTCTATGTTAACATCAATAAAGAATAAAGAAAACACTTTTTTAGCTGAAATAGATCCTTTTGTAGATGGAGCAGCAGTAAAAAAAGTGGGCGATTTAAACTTTGCTATTTGTCAGCAAAATTTGCATAATGTAATTACAGTTCCCGAAGGAAAAATATGTCAGACTATTTTAGATTTATACAACAAAGACGCTATTGTTGTAGAACCTGCAGGTGCTTTAAGTATTGCAGCTTTAGTTTTTTTTAAAGAGGATATAAAAGGGAAAAATGTAGTTTGTGTAGTTAGTGGAAGTAATAACGATATTACAAGAACAGCAGAAATTAAAGAACGTGCATTATTGTATGCGAATTTAAAACATTATTTTATTGTAAAATTTCCACAAAGAGCAGGAGCTTTAAAAGAATTCGTGGCAGAAATTTTAGGTCCAAATGATGACATCACTCATTTTGAATATACCAAAAAAAGCAACAGAGCAAATGGTTCTGCAGTGGTTGGTTTAGAGTTGAAAACATCTGCTGATTTAGCACCTTTAATCGAAAGAATGAAGAATCGTAACTTTTTTGGAGAGTACTTAAATGACAAACCAGATTTGTTTCAGTTTTTAGTGTAAGTATTAATTATGCGATTCAAATAAGATGAAAACCCGAAAACCTTTTCGTCTTTTAAAAGACAATAGAGGTATTTTACGGTTATTTTTAGTTAATTTTGATACGTAAATACGTCTAAATATTTACGACAAATCAATCAATTTTTAGACAAATTATTAAATTTCAAATTATGAAGAATACTTTTAAAGAAATTCCGAACGAATATAAAATTACTTCACTTGTAAACCAAAATACATACTTGGTTGGTGGTGAATTAAAAGAATGGAAAGGCGCAAATGCGGAAGTTTATTCAACAATTTCATCAACAAAAGAATACAAACCTACATTATTAGGAACAGTTCCAGATTTAACTGCAGATGAAGCAATAGAAGCTTTAAATGCTTCTTTAAAAGCTTACGATCAAGGGCAAGGTTTATGGCCAACTATGAAAGTAGAAGGTAGAATTGCAGCCATGGAAAAGTTTGTGGTTCAAATGAAAACCAAAAGAGAAGAAATTGTAAAATTATTAATGTGGGAAATTGGTAAATCTTTACCAGATTCTCAAAAAGAATTCGATAGAACTGTAGAATATATTTACGATACGATTGAAGATTACAAACAAATGGACAGAGATTCTGCGAAGTTTGAAAAAAACAGCGGAGTTCACGCACATATTAGAAGAGGTCCTTTAGGAGTTGTTCTATGTTTAGGACCTTATAACTATCCTTTAAATGAAACTTTTGCATTGTTAATTCCTGCTTTAATTATGGGGAATACAGCCATTTTTAAACCAGCAAAACATGGAGTTTTATTATTATCACCTTTATTAGAAGCGTTTAGAGATAGTTTTCCTGCTGGAGTAGTAAATATTATTTATGGTAGAGGTAGAGTTTTAGCGACACCAATCATGAAAACTGGTAAAGTTGATGTTTTGGCTTTAATAGGAAACAGTAAATCTGCAAATGCGATTCAGGCAAATCATCCACAGAAAAATAGATTGCGTTTAGTTTTAGGTTTAGAAGCTAAAAATCCAGGAATTGTTTTACCAGATGCAGATTTAGATTTGGCAATTAACGAGTGTATTGCAGGTGCAACTTCTTTTAACGGACAACGTTGTACTGCATTAAAAATATTATATGTTCATGAGCATATTGTAGATGAATTTAACAAGCGTTTTGCAGCAAAAGTAGATGCTTTAAAATTTGGTAATCCTTGGGAAGATGGCGTAAAATTAACACCATTACCAGAACCAGGAAAACCAGCATATATTCAAGAACTAATTGACGATGCTACTGCAAAAGGAGCAAAAGTGATTAATAAAAAAGGAGGTGAAACGACTGAAAATTATATTTTTCCGGCAGTTTTATATCCTGTTTCTAAAGATTCAAGAGTTTTTGATGAAGAGCAATTTGGTCCAGTTACACCAATCGTTTCATTTAAAAATATTCAAGAGCCTTTAGATGATATGGCTGCATCCAATTACGGACAACAAGTAAGTGTTTTTGGTAGCGAAGTAAAAACGTTAGCGCCATTAATAGACACTTTAGTAAACTTGGTTTGTAGAGTTAACTTAAACAGTGCAGCACAAAGAGGACCAGATGTGTATCCTTTTACAGGAAGAAAAGATTCTGCAGTTGCTACTTTAAGTGTGCATGATGCTTTGCGTTCTTTCTCAATTAGAACTTTTGTTGCGGCTAAAGATACAGAGTATAACAATGCTATTTTACAAGAATTGTTAGATAAAAAAGTGTCTAATTTTATTAGTACAGATTATATTTTATAATAAAATTAGAAGTTATAAATATTGAAAAACCTCCAGAATATGGAGGTTTTTTTGCTTTTGATAAAATGCTAACTATAGCTAATATTGATTTAGCTTATTCTTTCTCATAATCATGCACAAACTTTATGTGAGGACTGCTTGCCATTAAGTTAGGGTTTGTTCCTTCAATTCCTTCAGGAATTGGCTGGTTGCGTGTTTTGTAATAAGTTACCCAACTTGACATTGGATTTCCTGTACTGTCGTTAAATGTCATTGGATGAGTAAGAAAAGGAATAGAATCTGTTGGTATATTTTGAGTAGAAAACATTTTATAAACTAATTCAGAGCAATAATAAGAATCGTCATTCCATAAAAAAATATCATCATAAGGTGTATTTAATCTTTCGATTCCATACACTATTGCTTTAGAAATATAAGGTTGGTAATATTTATCTAATCTTGCAACCGTGGTTTGAGATTTGTTAAATTTATTTTTATTTCTATTCAGAAACTTTTTTAAAGGAGTTTGGCAAATTCCTTCTTTTGGTATTGCCTCCAGTACAAACCATTTTTCATCTTTTTGCATTGCTATTCCAACATGCGAATAGTTTCTAGAAAGTGAAGTAGCTGTTACTTTTTTAATTGCGTTATCTATTTCGTCTGTTCCAGTATTTTGAAATAGTAAATCTCCTTGTTTTATCTTAAAATCATTTTGATTGCTATTACAACTGAACAAAACAAAGGAAAATATAAGTAGGATATAAGTTTGTTTTCGGGTATTATGCATGATTATTTTGTTGTTAATTTTTAGAGTAGGTCAAAATTATTAGCAATTTTAATGCTAATATAAAATCGTTTAGATAGCTTATATTGGTTGTTAGCGAAATTATAAGAAATTAAGTTTATGAGCAACTTAAATTCTTAACTGCCAATTATGAAGTTTACTAGATGTATGCAAAATTAAAATTAGGAACTAGTAAAAAGATCTTACAAAAATCTACGATACCAGCTTTCTTCAATAGGAATTTCCCAAAAATTATCAAAATCTTGTTTAGTTGTAATTAGATTGTCAAAAATTATGGTTTTGGCAGTAACTGCTTTGTTCTTTAATAACTTTTTGAAGTCTTTTAAATCTTTGTATTGCACAAACTCACCTTGTTTAAAACAAACATTCATCTTGTCTAGCAATTCAACTTCATAATCATTCTGAAGCTCTAAAATAAAGGATACAGAAGCATCTATTTCAGTATTTTTTAATGGTGAAGCTTCATCATCTGCAACTAGAACTATAAATCTATTGTAAAGAAATTTATAGGAAGCTTTAAAATTTTCATCATCAGCTCTCCAATTTTCTATGAAATTTTTCACTTTTTCTTCAATCTCCTCAATTTCATTAGGATAGAATTTTCTGCTAGAAGGATAAATCCACACTTTAGCATCATCAGGAATTGAACTATAATCTACAAACATTTGTTTATTTTAAAATGCAAAGGTACAGAAAAGAAAAACCGCAAACTGATAAAAATCAACTTGCGGTTTTAAGTTTTTATTAAAATACGTTTAAACCTCTTTAAGTGCAGTTTTTTTTACAAGTTGTATAAAATCATCTTGTACACTTTGTCCTTTGTTTTTGTTATACCAAACCTGCAGTTCTTGTTTAAATTCGGCGTTTAAACTTCCATGTTCGGCTTTATAATCTGCTACCATTTTAGTAGCAATAGTTGGTCTTGGTCCCCAAGTGTTTAAAACGTTGTTTTCTTTATCTAGCGCAATTAATTTAGGAATAGATCTACCGCCATTTGTTAAAAACAAATCCATCAATTCTAAATTATCATCACGTAAAACTATTTTTAGGTTAATGTTTTCGTTTGTACTTGCAATTTTATTAATTACAGGTAAGTTTTGTGCAGCATCTCCACACCAACCTTCAGAAATTACCAGCCAAGTTTGTGGTTCTTCTACTTTTTTAATTTCTTTAATTGTTTCCTCAGACAGTTTTATAGTCTTATCTAAACGTTTCATTCTTCTGTCGTTTAACATACTATAATTTGTTAACGCATCAGATTGTTCAGAACCAGTAGATTTTCCTTCCTCTAATAAATTTTTTACTAAATCTATGTACTCTTGATATGTGAGTGTTTTTTGTAAACTTTTTTCTATGATATTTTTCATAATAAATACTTCTAAATTCAACTTTTTAGACGTTAAAAACACTAAAACTTACAACAAATTTATTCTGCTTTTAGATTGCTAATAATATCTTCTGTCATCGATTCTAAATCGAATTTTGGATTCCAATTCCAATCTTGTTTGGCATCATTATCATTGATTGAAGAAGGCCAAGAATCTGCAATTTCTTGTCTAAAATCTGGTTTGTAAGTTATAGTAAAATTAGGAATGTGTTTTTTAATTTCTAAAGCAATTTCTTTTGGTGTAAAATCTATTGCAGCTAAATTATAAGCTGATCTAATTTTTACATCTTTTGGTTTTGCTTGCATAATTTTTATAGTTGCTTCTACAGCATCATTCATGTACATCATTGGCAAACGTGTGTTTTCTGATAGAAAGCATTCGTAATTTCCATCTTCAATAGCTTTAAAATAAATGTCTACAGCATAATCTGTTGTGCCACCACCAGGTTTTGTTTTCCAAGAAATAATACCAGGATAACGCAAGCTTCTAACATCTACACCATATTTTTTATGATAGTAATTACACCAAAACTCACCAGAAAGTTTACTAATTCCGTAAACTGTAGAAGGTTCCATAATAGTTTTTTGTGGCGTATTTTCTTTGGGAGTTGTAGGTCCAAAAACAGCAATAGAACTTGGCCAATACACTTGTTTAATATGTTTTTCTTTTGCTAAATCTAAAACTGCTAACAAAGAGTTCATATTTAAATCCCAAGCTTTTTGTGGGAACTTCTCTGCAGTTGCAGACAACATTGCCGCTAATAAATATACTTGAGAAACATTGTATTTTTTTATGACTTTTAAAATGGTTTCTTTGTCTGTTGCATCAATCAACTCAAAAGGTCCAGAAGACATCATTTGGTTGTTTCCTTCTCTTATATCTGAAGCAATTACATTATTGTTTCCGTATAAAACACGCAGTCTTTGGGTTAGTTCGTTTCCAATTTGACCACTTGCACCTAAAACTAAGATGGTTTCACTCATTTTTTAAAATTATATTTTTATCAAAAACAAAGGTAATTAATTTAGGTATTCGTAATTAATATTCGCTAAAATAATTATTCAATAATTTTAGAATTAAAATTGTGTTATTTGTTAGTATTTTCTTAAAATAAATGTGGATGCTTTTAAATTATGTATTTTTACTTTTTTAAATTCAATTGTGAAAAATATAGCTTACATAATATGTTGTTTTATCTTTTTTTCTTGCGGAAACAAGCAAAAAGAAAGTGCCGAGAATGAACAAATTAAACCTTTGTTAAGTGTTGTAAAAGAACATAAACCTTCAGAAAGTATAAATCCTACTTTTAGAAAAGAGGTAGAAAATTGGCAAGAACTAAATGCTGTAAATTCTTTTTTACAGAAGTTTGAAAAAGCATCACCAAACGAAGTTTTAAGTAATGCTTTAGAATTAAGAGATTTAGTTAAAGGTCTAAAAGATAGTGTAAAACCTAGTATTTTTGACATTCCTTCTTTTAACGCCAGAGTAAATATTCTTAATAATGAAGTTTTAAGATTGGCAGATTTAACATTTATACCAGCTATAAAAACAGAAGAAATTAATGCGCAAGTAGATAAGACTATAGTTGCTTTTTCTGCAGTAAACACTAAAATAAATACCATTCTTTCTAAAAAACGTTTTGAAGATGCAATTGATGTAAATTTAGATTTTATTGGAATAGATTCAACAAAAATTGATAGTATTTCTAAAAAATCTATAGAGGATATGATAAAGGAAAAAGACTTAAAGAAAAAGGTGCAATATGAAGGTCCGCCTATTGATTATAAAGCAAAAAAAAAGAAAAGTAGAAACTAATAAATTATGAAAAATATCTTAATCTTTCTTACATTTTCGTTGATTTTATTTGGTTGTAACCAAAAAAATGAAATCAAAACTTTAGACTTAAAAACAAAATCTCTTCATAAAAAGAAAATAAGTAAAGTGCTAAAAAATTGGCATCAAGCAGCTTCTAAAGCAGATTTTAATAGTTATTTTGATAAAATGGATGATAATTCTGTTTTTATAGGAACAGATGCAACAGAAAACTGGAACAAAAAACAATTTGAAGCCTTTAGTAAACCATATTTTGATAAAGGAAAAGCTTGGAGTTTTACAACTTTAGAAAGAAATATTTTTATAAATAACACAGGTGATTTTGCTTGGTTTGATGAATTGCTAAATACCCAAATGGGAACTTGTAGAGGTTCTGGAGTTTTAGAAAATATTAATAATTCTTGGAAAATTAAACATTATGTATTGTCCGTTTCAATACCAAATGAAGATATTGAAGCAGTAATTTCTGCAAAGAAAAAGAACGATTCTATTTTCTTGAAAAGATTTCAAAAATAGTTTTATTTGAATTCTCTTTTTTGCTAAAAAACGAATTACAGATTATCGTTTTTTAGGAAAGTTGAAACTACGAAACAACTTCATTTACTACTTTGTAAATTAATTCATTTTCGAAGCCTTTACGCATTAAAAAGTCAATTAATTTTTTCTTCCTTTTGTAAATATTTGGTTCAGAAATTACTTCATTTCTATTTTCTGTAATTCTGTAAATGGTTTCAATGTATTCTGTTTCATCAATTTCTTTTAAAGCCGTTTTTATATTATAGGCAGAAATATCTCTAAACTTCAATTC harbors:
- a CDS encoding NADP-dependent glyceraldehyde-3-phosphate dehydrogenase, translated to MKNTFKEIPNEYKITSLVNQNTYLVGGELKEWKGANAEVYSTISSTKEYKPTLLGTVPDLTADEAIEALNASLKAYDQGQGLWPTMKVEGRIAAMEKFVVQMKTKREEIVKLLMWEIGKSLPDSQKEFDRTVEYIYDTIEDYKQMDRDSAKFEKNSGVHAHIRRGPLGVVLCLGPYNYPLNETFALLIPALIMGNTAIFKPAKHGVLLLSPLLEAFRDSFPAGVVNIIYGRGRVLATPIMKTGKVDVLALIGNSKSANAIQANHPQKNRLRLVLGLEAKNPGIVLPDADLDLAINECIAGATSFNGQRCTALKILYVHEHIVDEFNKRFAAKVDALKFGNPWEDGVKLTPLPEPGKPAYIQELIDDATAKGAKVINKKGGETTENYIFPAVLYPVSKDSRVFDEEQFGPVTPIVSFKNIQEPLDDMAASNYGQQVSVFGSEVKTLAPLIDTLVNLVCRVNLNSAAQRGPDVYPFTGRKDSAVATLSVHDALRSFSIRTFVAAKDTEYNNAILQELLDKKVSNFISTDYIL
- a CDS encoding YiiX/YebB-like N1pC/P60 family cysteine hydrolase — encoded protein: MHNTRKQTYILLIFSFVLFSCNSNQNDFKIKQGDLLFQNTGTDEIDNAIKKVTATSLSRNYSHVGIAMQKDEKWFVLEAIPKEGICQTPLKKFLNRNKNKFNKSQTTVARLDKYYQPYISKAIVYGIERLNTPYDDIFLWNDDSYYCSELVYKMFSTQNIPTDSIPFLTHPMTFNDSTGNPMSSWVTYYKTRNQPIPEGIEGTNPNLMASSPHIKFVHDYEKE
- a CDS encoding ABC transporter ATPase, with translation MFVDYSSIPDDAKVWIYPSSRKFYPNEIEEIEEKVKNFIENWRADDENFKASYKFLYNRFIVLVADDEASPLKNTEIDASVSFILELQNDYEVELLDKMNVCFKQGEFVQYKDLKDFKKLLKNKAVTAKTIIFDNLITTKQDFDNFWEIPIEESWYRRFL
- a CDS encoding thioredoxin family protein; the protein is MKNIIEKSLQKTLTYQEYIDLVKNLLEEGKSTGSEQSDALTNYSMLNDRRMKRLDKTIKLSEETIKEIKKVEEPQTWLVISEGWCGDAAQNLPVINKIASTNENINLKIVLRDDNLELMDLFLTNGGRSIPKLIALDKENNVLNTWGPRPTIATKMVADYKAEHGSLNAEFKQELQVWYNKNKGQSVQDDFIQLVKKTALKEV
- a CDS encoding NAD-dependent epimerase/dehydratase family protein; protein product: MSETILVLGASGQIGNELTQRLRVLYGNNNVIASDIREGNNQMMSSGPFELIDATDKETILKVIKKYNVSQVYLLAAMLSATAEKFPQKAWDLNMNSLLAVLDLAKEKHIKQVYWPSSIAVFGPTTPKENTPQKTIMEPSTVYGISKLSGEFWCNYYHKKYGVDVRSLRYPGIISWKTKPGGGTTDYAVDIYFKAIEDGNYECFLSENTRLPMMYMNDAVEATIKIMQAKPKDVKIRSAYNLAAIDFTPKEIALEIKKHIPNFTITYKPDFRQEIADSWPSSINDNDAKQDWNWNPKFDLESMTEDIISNLKAE
- a CDS encoding nuclear transport factor 2 family protein gives rise to the protein MKNILIFLTFSLILFGCNQKNEIKTLDLKTKSLHKKKISKVLKNWHQAASKADFNSYFDKMDDNSVFIGTDATENWNKKQFEAFSKPYFDKGKAWSFTTLERNIFINNTGDFAWFDELLNTQMGTCRGSGVLENINNSWKIKHYVLSVSIPNEDIEAVISAKKKNDSIFLKRFQK